The nucleotide sequence TGCTGGGACAAACCTAGCTAGCAAAGTATCGATGATCGTTAACTCGGAACCTCTTGGAGGTAGTTCAAGTTGTGAAGGAGAGCCGACTATTGAGTTAGGATCAAGATACGAGGATATTGATTTTTACAAAAGTAACTTCCTACTCAATTCTTCAACTCATACAATTGAGAATCAACTTTCGTTTTCTAAAATGTCAAATTATGAATTAGAATTATCCTAAAGAAGGTTTTGGGTAAACCGCACAATAGGTTAAGCATAATTTTTTGGTATCAAACTTATTATTTGCGACAATTGAACTTATACAAGATCTTCAACATACGAGTTAAGAAGTGTACATTAATGACAAGTAACATTTCTTTTTCAGGAAAGAAATTTTTGCAATCCAAAGATTAAAGAAATAATTGTTTActtggatgatttttttttttttttttttggggaaaaatGAGGGACAATTAGTGGCAAGCCACGGTTATCCATCCCTTCCAAGAGCCGAGAAGATTCACAAAGACATTTTAGTCTCTCCCTAACCACAAGTCTAGTTTCCACACCAGCAACGGGTTTTGAAGTTTACTTGGACTATTAGATAACTACCAACTAGGAGCACAAAATTGTCATTTAATTTGTACTTTTACTTCATATATAAGTGAAATGTCTTAGACTCGAATCTCGTTGATGACGAGTATTATGCTTTTATActaatttattttctcatcCTCTGTGCAACATTTCATTATATAAAAAACGAAATTAAaggataaaattgaaaaacgCTTAAACTAGGATGGCAAAACGTAATTTAGATGTTCGATCACAGGGGTATATCTGGgaatttgataatttatttGGATTGCTGGGTTAATTGAGCATAACATTGGGTGCGGAGGGAATTACCCTAAACCTAAAACCCTGAATAAAACCCTAGTCCCGGTAGAAAAGAACAGAAAAGGCTGAAGCGCTGAACGGAGAAGTGACAAGTCGGAAGAGAGATGACGCAGAAAGGGAAGCTGTTCAAAGGGCAGCAGAAGAGGAAGACGATTCCTCCCAACCGCCATggaaaaatgactcaaattcgCAAAGGCAAGCGAGTAATTAAGCCTTCGAAGGTCACCGGTGACATGGATTCCGATCGGGTTTGtttcttccctctctctctctctctctctctctctcatgcttttgtattatttgatttgattggttATGATTAATTTCAGTCCAGAATTGTCAATTTCTGTGCTAATTTCACAGAATTGTAAATTGCGAGCTTTTATGATCTGTTTAATTGGTTTTTGATTAATTTGAATTCCATTaatttgttctttattttttaaagaattttttgGTAGTAATTATGCAGTAAAGTTGATTGAATTAAGAGTATTCAGTTGGGGCATTTGATTGAGGAGTTGCGCTAAGTGAAATTCTTTCTCTGAGGTAGAAGGTTGTGTCTTTCATTCGGTTCATATATCAGGAAAAATCAAATCCTCTTGCACTGATATTTCCATAGGATTTTGTTTGGGATTTgcttcaaaagcacttttggttgcgtttggaagaaaaatttgaactttgaagtgCTTCTGGTTCATAGAAGCACTTTATGGAGAAGCACCTCCCAGATGCTTATTCTGGGAGCACTTCTAGCAGAAGTGCTTTCTTTCTATAGAAGAAATCGCAAACAGGCCTTTGGCCCCCTTCCTTGCTCTGTTTCATTTCCTTTCTTATTTTTGGGTAAGTTTATGTTTCACCAATGTACGGAATAGCTTTGAAAACACAACTTTATTCTACAATGCTACTATGGATTTCTTGTCGAACGTGTGAAGTAAATAGGAAGAGGTCGTctgtgtttttgttttcctcAACTACGATTGTCTGCTGTTTGCTACATCACATGTTTATAAACTGTCTTTATTCATGATGCAGCCCGCAAATCTTAAATGATTCTGACTGTAGCTAATCGATATATTCTGTAGCAACCTTGGTGCTATTTTGGGGTTTCTTTTGATGTGTATTGTGTAACATAGTTTCTTAAGTGAGTAGTATTTGTGCAttacccttttttttgttttccatttatTCTCATAATTAACGAGTACCGGAAAATTGTATATGTCATCTGAGGTTCGTGGAGATGAGGTTTGTGAAAATTTGTATATGTCATAGTGTGGGAAGTTGATAGTTCCAGTCACCTTGTTAGATCCCTGTTAGTACAAAAAATAAACCTTTGAAGTAAACAACTATCCATTCAACTTCACTAATCTAAGTAGTTCTTTCATCGTAACACTTTATTGGATGTGCTCCTAGATTTCGTCATCAGCATTCATCCGTTTTTGGATTTATAGGATTCGGAAACCTATATTATTCTCCGGATTTCTTTCTATTAGGTGGTGATTCAGTAATTTCATTATATGGATAGCGGCTGCTATTTCCTTGTTGCCAGTTGCTTTACATCCCTTCTTGCTTCTTACCTTGTTACTTTCTTATTTGATGAATGCAGGAGATAACAAAGTTCATAAACCACTGCAATGAGGTGAAGGCGGCCACCGCTGCAAACAAGGAAGGTGGCCAGTTAAGTATAGTCAAAACACCTCAGGACTCCGGTAATAATGCGAAGCAATAGTAATTGCCAAAGCTTGTGAAACTATGGATGCGGAGAGTGATAGGTTGTCTGGAAACACTTGAAACAAACCCTTGTTGCAAATTTTGTGGTGTTATGTTGTGCCCTCGTTATATAGTTTGTAGCATTTGATTGGGTCTTAAAGTTTCGGAACGTGACCTGTTTACTTGTTTGTATCAATTTTAATACAGCTTATTCTGTTTCATCTAATTTAGTCTTGTTAAAGATCCCTCGTTTGAATCGTTTGATACCCGAAACTGAGAAGCTAACATTAACAATGCTATCCGATTTCAAATTTCCTTTTGTGTAGACTGCTTTGAGAGAAACATGTTATCTAATGGGATCTAAATAATTGTAAGTTAATATTGCAGATCTGTGTTTAGTCAATTTGGGTGAAACAGTGTAGTTCACTTTCTATgcttaagtttgaatttttcctCTCTAAAATTTGAACAAATTCAATATCTTTTTACGAACTGGATGAAtaaagtggaagagtgcattaGATATGTTGTGCGATCTTCTGtgccactaaagctcaaggGAAATTTTACAAAATAGGAATAATACCAACAATGCCTTATGGCACGGAATGTTCGCCGGTCAAAAATTAACATGTGCAAAAATTGAGTGTAATGGAGATGAAAATGTTTCATCGGATGTGCGGGCACTTGAGAAATGTTAGGATCAAGAACGAGGATATCCAAGGTAAAGCAAGAGTGCCCGCAATTGAAgttaagatgagagaaaatcggttaggGTGATTTGGACATGGGAACCGAAGACCTACATATGCTGCAGTTAGAATATGTGACTATGAGATGGAGGTTTGGAGTAAAAGGAGTAGAGGAAGATCTAgaaagagactttaagaaaatatatgaagTAATTGGAGCCAACGCAAGATAAGGCGCAAAACTGAGCGGAGTGACATTCTAAATTCACACAACATACCCTACTTAGCTCAATATAAAGcttgatttttgttgttgttattatgTAATAATTCtatcaatattttaaaaagGCCTATTTGTCGAAATCCCCCCTAAACTTGTAACCTACTGTCAATTTACCccatgaactttaattttagtcaaTTATCCCCCTAAACTTTTATTTATGGCCAAATTCccatattccgttaagtctcaCACATTTCATCCATGGTTCCGTTAGTTTGGAGGTCAAAATCGTCATTTGGAACATTTTAGTTTCCTTTTTGAATTGGCATATGGGATTCGACCAAGAAGAAAGGATCAGCATCTGGGACTTGTCGGAGGTTGTAGGTGGGCTTCGAAAACTGTCAGGGGGGGGGGAAAGAGTATTACGATCCCACATCAGCTATACAAGCAATTTGTGTAGTGATACTTAAGTCCCTGGGTCCTCCCACCTATCAAGCTAGGTTTTTTGGTTGGGCTCTTTCTTTGGgcttgagttctaacattggtatcagagccaaatgAACCAATGTTGCAGAGGGGGCGACCTAGAAAGGGCTACCTTAACGGGACGATTAGAGGGCGCCGCCATTAAGAGTGAAAGTCATCAGAGTAAGAGCTGTCATGGGCGTCGGCTTCTAAAGGGGTGGGCAATGTTACGATCCCACATCGGCTACACAAGCAATTGTGTAGTGATACTAAAGTTCTCCCACCTATCAGGCTAGTCTTTTGGGTTGAACTCTTCTCTAGGGCTTGAGTTCtaacagagagagagggagagagagaaagagagggcaACAATGAGCTATTGGTGTGGCGGTAGCTGGCTTGCAAGAAGATGGGTTCACACGAAGTAGGGGAAGAGAGATCACGGCTTGACTCGAAAATCTGGGACCTGTCGTTGGAGATTATGGATTGGGTGGGTTGTGGCGGGGTGGTACTGGGGCTGAATTTGAGGGAAGGAGCATGGGGATGAATTTCATCTAGGATTGAGGGTGACTGGTTGTTTGAGGTTTGGGGTGGGTGGGAAAGGTTACAATTGGGTAGAAGAGGGAAAATGCGATAAAGATGTGgtttctttatcttttttttttttttttaattataattaatttatttctatttttatataTGAATCATGGATAAAAGGTGAGAAATTTAAGTGGCAAGGGGGAATTTAGCCATAAACAAAAGTTTAGGTGATTAATTGATAAAAATGAAAGTTGAAGAGGTAAATTGGCAGTCAATTACAAGTTTAGGGGGGATTTAGACAAAAACTTCTTTTATAAAAACCAAACAGGATACATGAGAGAAATATGAGGTGTCTCTGAGTCATCCATGTCATTTTCTATCCTTGAAGCCATAAGGACAGTGACGCAGACAGATAAGAGAAATTGAGGTGTACATGAGTCATCCAATCTAATGGCCCAGGCCCACTACCATTAACCACGTTTGCATTTTCACGGCCGAAGTAGACAGTGCCCACATGTGGTCTGTCACATCCACGTGGAGTTTCCAGTCCAACTAGTTCTCGGATTCCACATTGACTATCTCAAATTTTAGTCGTCAAGCTCTCGTCCTGGTCAAACCAAGCATGCAATAACTCATTATGATTTGAACATGTTCATAAAGTACTGttaactgaaaaaataaaaggaactttaactAAATACTTTccgttcattttaatgaaaaattatatttttattttaaaaaatcaatcttagtactttttattttgttattttcgttaaaattcaaaattttcaagtttttttattagttttcctaaaaataaatagcttttattatttttaaataataaaggATTTTGTAGGTTTGAATAAAAATGTTTACTTTGGATGTGAAcgttttaaataataatataagctCAAACCAGGcgttcaaaaaaaatataagctCAAACCAGTTTTATGCCAGTTTTATATATAAAAGCCATCATTACATGACACAAAATCAACCGTTGTGAGTCGATCGATTACAATCACGAGTAGCAAACACAAACGTTACTAACCTTAGTTGTTGTCTAAAGAAAATAACTTAATAATATGGAATTACTAACATCAGTAATAGTtcggtttcttttgtttttaaacgTTGAAACTACCATATAAAATCATCTTGACATAATTTAATTTGGGGACTAAATATATTTTGTTTGCTTCTTGTTGTTTGTTCCCAATCTCAATTGGTAAACGTAAGCAATTTATGGATGTCAAATAACGTAACGTTTCTCAAAACTGACATAAATGTAGTAATAGTGAGAAGTttgaaaattgtagcaatgagcAAATATGGAAAATTAAATAGGTAACGTACCATATATGAGGCTGAATCAAGGGTAAGATACgaaaattcaaatgaaaaaaattataataatgatctctcaactttaacatAATTAGAGAAATGATCATTAAACTTGAACTCCATCGAAACAATAGTCCCTTAacttttatttgaaaaattaaacgaacaatgatcatgaatttttaattgaaagaaTTTAccttaattgaattaaaattaaaggaaaaataataaagataatttgaaaattttgagttttaacgataaagataaaataaaaggtaaagtgtaTAGTACCAAGATAacattttagtataaaaatataatttttcgttaaaaagaacaacatcaaaatttttttattaaaattctctaaatttaaTCAACCattacaattctcaaaagtaGCAGAAATGTAGCAACAGATTTAACAGTTCGACGTGTCTTTGCTTGCACGGCTTGGAATTTCGTGtaacaaaacacacaaaagtatACATTAAAAGGACGATGAGGTGGGGTTTCGTTTCCTTTTTGCTTAcgtctctctctcctttcccaCACAAAAGTCAAAACTTCTTATGCAACCGTTACTCATTTCCATTATTTAATCTCATCCGTCCAATAATTCCTCATCCgcaaaacatttcttaaaatCATTTACGAGGATAGAATAAATTCGAAGCACAAATTAAAACATCAcgtattataaataaaaacatgatttatatattttactctatgcttttttttcaagtttctctTTAAAAATACCTCAATAAGTAGTGTATCGCCTTGAATTCGATTCACCAAAGAATCTATTTACTACAACATGTTTCAGGTACATTAAAAAGTTTTCTTctataaacaaaataaattattttatcgAACATGACGCACGATGAACTGACATGTACCACAAAGTTCCTCTCCAATTGGTCATTGGCACACGCGCCTCAGAAACTCTGAGGTAATTAAGTTTGTGAAATGAAagctgaaagagagagagaaggagccGATAAACATCAGCATCCACCAGCACCGCCATGGATACATAGATAGATGGATTGTCGAGAGATAAATACACGAACACGTACAAAACACACCTAACAAAACACCAAACATATATTCCCGACAACAGCACCACTACCACCGCCGCGGCGGACTTCGACATCTGCTGCCACCCGCGCCACGTCACCGCCGTCGACATGGGTGCCGCAGAGCCTGTAACACAACCCATCTTTCTTATTTCTCattccttattttttatttttctctttgctGTTAATTTGCTCTGTTCATTTTAATTAATGTCAAAAGGTCTGAGCTTTGCCATGGCGTGCAGGTGGAggcgagagaaagagaggagcttgaggagagagaggaaatTGGGAGGaagcaggaggaggaggaggtgagaGATGTTGAGAGAGGGGAGGTGGGTTTTGAAGAACAGGCGGTGGGAGCTCAGAGAAATATTGATATTAATCAtggaaataataatattaatcaGAACGAGAGAGAAGGAGATGTTCACGTGTCAATGCTGCAGAGGCTGAATCCAACAAACCCTTTGAGAATTGTAATAAATAGCAAAACCAGAACTGCAactccgccgccgccgccgtctCGGATCTCTAATATCAGAGGCGGTGGCGGCGGTGGTGGCGGTGCCACTGCtactccttctccttctcaGTTCTCCTCTCGCACTAACAGTCCCCAGCATTCTCAGCCTCGTTCTACACCAACCCCACAagtaagttttctttttcttctctttttttttctttcccattaaaacaaaaataaaagattttaaGTGATGTTCAAGAAAGATTAAACAAAGATATctcatttttgttgttgaaagtttgaaccatattaattttttttctctagaTATCTTATCTTTAATcattttggaaaggaaatgatACAAGCTATTTATCTGGTAGAGCATGGATTTTCTGGGGAGAATTTTTGAATTAGCAATCTGATATTTTGATGGGTTTTCCCTCGATTTTTTGGTCAGCCATCCATCCAAGAAAATACACTGAATTCCAGAAAATACACCAACAAGATATGTTTGTTCCTGTTTCTTTTTCACACGGTTGCCGCCTTTGGGCTAGTCGGTTTTCTTGTATTCCGGGGAGTTCAGGGGCTGATAGAATCATCAGACAACAAGGTTAAAAGAGCCGAGAAACGAGTGTTGAAGTTTTTTCTACCGCAAGTCGAAGCTGCATCTTTTTTAAGCATTACTCTTGCATTTGCATGGCAAAAGGCAGTGAGGCTATGGCCGAagttttttgttcatttcataCTATGGACCACTTTTCTCATGTCTCTATCTGCCGGAATTCTGCTAATTTGCTTCCAAAAGCCTCCCACCAATGGCGTTGGAGTCTGTTTTATTGCCTTTGCAATAGGCAACGGCTTATATGCTTGTTGGATCACACAGCGGATCGGATTTTGTAGCAAGATATTGATCAAATCACTCGAACCAGTATCAAAGTTCCCCGATTTGAACCAACCCACTTATTGGATGCTTGGGGTCGGATTTCTGTGGATGTCCCTGTGGATTCTAGCTGTGATTGGAGCCCTGAATTTCTACTTTCCTCCATTGATCATAATTTTATTGGGCTTGAGCTTAGCTTGGACAACTGAAGTAATGAGGAATGTTGCAAATATAACCGTCAGTAGGGTAATTTCTCTGTATTATCTCAGAGgaatgcaatctaatactcagtTTTGCTTCCAAAGAGCCTTGAGTAAAAATCTTGGAAGCGCTTGTTTTGGATCTCTCTTTGTTCCTGCAATTGAAGCCCTGAGAATTGTTGCTCGGGGTTTAAATTTACTCGAGGGAGAAGATGAGTTCATGTTCTCTTGTGCACATTGCTGTCTCAGAGTCATGGAGGGCATCTTCCGCTATGGCAACGGCTGGGCCTTCGTACAGGTACGTTTATAAACCATTTTCTATTGACTTTGTGATTCCATTTGCATATCATACAAAATACAAGTTACAGAACAAAGAACTATAACTTTCGTTCCAGCTTCTTTCTCAACAAGAAAAGCATTATTTTGCACAGCAAAGTGTACTAATTTTGTCAGCTGATCAATATTTCAATAACACAATATGACTACTGCTGTTTGTATATCGTGTTTGAATAATTCGGATAACAAATTATGGTGACAGCTAAACTAACTTTGTCTGCTACTTGTGTCGATGAAATCATCTCGAAATGAGTTATTTCCAAAATGTCCTACTTGCtatgagaaaaatataaatttgaagtCGTTCGTGAATGTCAAGTAAGATCATGATTGGCTATCTAGTTTTCTGAAAGATTGTTTTGGTTTATCTAGGAAATCTTTCTCAAGTTGGTTATTAAGTTACTATATCTTGTGATCTCCCCATATTTTTGAATTACTTACGCTGCAGTCACTATCCAAATCCTAATTTTCAATTGCAAGTCTCTAAATTGTGTATGAACTCCATCCGTGGTCACtgtttaaacactaaattataagttaaacttaattattttaattaaaccaATTGCTACAGATAGCAGCATATGGGAAGGGCTTCGTGAGGGCGTCACAAGACACTTGGGAGCTCTTTGAACAGCAAGAAATGGAACAAATTGTTGATTCCGACATTACCAGCTCAATCTGCTTCCTCACGGGTGTCTGCAGTGGCTCTATCTGTGTCATAGTTGTGGCGGCTTGGACCGCTAGAGTGCACCAAAGTTTCACAGCCACCATTTCCCTCCTTACATTCTTCATTGGATACCTTATGGTTGGTGGCCCCTTTTTGACCAGTTTCTTTTCACTCTATTATTCATTTGATGCATATGAACCATGTGATCAACTTCTTAGTTCTTTAATCTTTGTTGCTTATTAGTTAATCAAATACCTAATTAACCTAACcaatttctattaattttatgCTTGTTCAGACGAGGATAGCCATGGCACTACCACATGCTTGTGTTGGTAGTTACTTAGTTTGCTACGCAGAGAATCCAGACAACAGATTGTTCGACAACACAATCAAGGATCGCCTCGCTTTGATGAATTCCGGTCGAGATGCAGCCGTTCCCACACCTCGAGTCCCCCGCCGGTTTGCAGCAAGGTAAAGCATGGTTAGTCACACTGCCATTAACTCCTCAAGTCTCCTCACTCCTTGTCGGAGTGCAGCACCGGCCACCATACACTCTCTCGCGTATAAGTGTGGAGGATAGTACTCCCCCAACATAATTAGAGCCCCGATTTCTCCAATGGTACGACACTATGAGGGCATCGGATACAGTTCGGATGAAGTTTTACGTGTGAGTTATATAGAACCTTCCTCTTGAAACATGTACGCGAGGTCTGTCACGTAACAATGAGGCCTCCGTACATACGAATAGAGGAACACTTCATCTAACTAGCTCATACATTTATTTTCCGGATACTCTCCTCGGAAACTCGGACTCGAGGAATCGGCCAAATGAGCTCAAGTTACAAATTTCCTGCAACTGCTACAAGAGTGATATAGTGGCGGTGGCGacggcggtggtggtggtgacgaTGAAGATAATTTTGAACGAGAGAGTTGAACCATTATTGGAAGTACTGTTGGAAGGAACATGGAGACCCCACTTACTGAGATTCCATTAAACAAGGGGCTAAAAGAAAAATGTCTCTTCGTGCTGTCCATTTTGTATGGTATATACTTTTGGCATATAACATGTGTTGCTGAATATGCTTCACCCACCACTATTTTTTCTGTaattattcattatttaattttctgCAATCTCTTAATTTTTGAAGATATCTTTTCGAGTTTCTCATCTtctatggtaaaaaaaaatactgaaaGTTAGGGTTTATCTTTATTAAACTAATGCACATACTGCCCTAGGTTGGTTGGATCCTATAAAGGGGTGGTGCTACtcacactttttttattttttatatattttttaatttttcgctGTCAGAtttaatgaattgaagaaaatcaaaagacAGAACTGAACAGAATTTGTAGaaagtaaaaagaggtgtgaATGGTATATCCTTAAAGAGATCGAGATGTGTGAACGGTACGTCGGTACCTTCTTAAAGAAATCCTCTTTAGGGTTTTCTTCAAAAATTTATCCAACTTTTTGATCCTATAGtattttttatcaatttctTATTCCTTTTCCATGCCTGCATGAGAggaaattttttaatatgatGAAAATACGATTTGGTATATTAAATGTTATAATACCTAAAGAAGAATCTCTCTCACACGAGAATCAAGACGATGAACTACCCAAAGAAGTAGCCCTTGTTTATTAAACAATTAGTAAATCACCCTCTGTCCAACAAAcggttttgcaaatttaagaaagtaTGGTCATTTTTGTATTAAGTTTGATAATATTTTTGAAGAAGTTATACCTTTGATTACTTTTGAAATGTATGGTTGGTTAAGCATCGGCTGAGAATCTTCTCTCCATTGTGTTTCGATTTCAAACAAACGAAAACAAGTGATTGAAGTATGCGTAAACATGTGGCTTTAACCAAAAAGAGAGCAAACATCAAATGATTggatcttataaaaaaaaaaatcatgatagttTCCTTCCCTTTGTTTCTCACTTGTGCTTTCATCAGAGGAAACTTTACTTTTTTGAGAAAGAACCAATTAAAACACTCACTATTGCCTTGTTATGGTGGCAAGCACTCAAGGGAGAGCACCAAAACCATGATTGAATTGGATAGTGCTATTCAATATTCACACATCTATTTTTATCTTCCATACATCTTTGTTAATATGGTGCCACATGGATTATGAAATCAGCCCCCAACCTTCGTCTCCTTCGCCGCCTCTCCCATTCGAATGACTTCGGCCCCCCCTTGACCCAACTTCGATCCACAACCCACACCCACCCACCCCAAACCAACACACACTCCCCTTTGCCTCTTCGATCCAACGCCAAGGCATAAAATGCGCTAAATCATGTGCCACGTCATTACGCTAACATAAAACTTGACATAAACTGAAACATCGTCAAAAATTTGCTCATATTGTTCCATAGTCTAGTAAGACAAGAAGTAGATGATAAGAATAAGAGATGATATTCCATGACAATTCCTCCTTAGTTTGCTTGTAGGGTAGGGTAAGGGTAGGTGCCATCCATCTAACCTTTgctctttatatttttatttcaatcaTAAAAGTAAgggtattgttcatttttaacgaaaaaccacatttatacatttttcTAGTACGATTCATTGTAcctttaaaaaatgtttttcattaaaaatgaaatttttttggacttttctttagttttccttaaaagtAAAAGGTTTGAttaggaataaaaaaaaacttaatatatAACACGTGTGACATTATACTATTAGAAGGATTTATACCATAAAATGTAGTGATCACACTCACCCACCTATTTCAAAATTATCCATATCCTTCCTTCATGAAAGTATTTTGCTTTTTGCTACGTAAATGAGCAGGTCTTGCTAGCATTCTTCTTGTTTGTTTAGATCTGCATCCTAATTCCATTGCCTCGACTTGAGGCCtaaaaaagagtaatgctagcgatactaaaattttaaactaaatttgtaaactaaatgacgtgttattaatagaaaataaacatgttaatcaacacttaagtaataatctaattatcaacaCCCACGtcatttgatttataaaatttaatctttctaacattatctttaaaaaaaattgtccgGTTGAAGAATATGACAGCTACCAACGTTGGCATAATGCGCACTTCTTAATCATATATTAATTAGCACTCAGACTATTCCCTGCCAACAATAATAactatattaaatttaatattaatgtGGCATTGGTATGTACAGATGGAGAGAGGATCCGACGTGACAATCCTAGAAAtcttccaatcacatccgttaATTGTATATCATACGGTCAGTTTTAATCAGGTCCGCGTGAGGATCCTCATTCGTGCGGATGTACTTCAAAAACAGAAAGTTTTGCTTAGTCCTCTAAACACCctagtttaaattttgaaattcgtgTCTTGAatcaattaaactaaaataatttaatgatAACACTCATCCTCAAGTCCAGTGCATAAATATCATCAATGCCCAACTTTGTTGAGTAAGCTATGACAAACTCCACTAGTCCTCAATAAGTAGGGGTGGGGCACGGTCCAATTCAGCCCAGTTCCGCCCTTGAATAGGAACTAGAAAATATCAACAGTTAAGTTTAATATGattccacttaaatttattaataaatctGTACGGTTCAGTTTACGCAAATTTCGTTCGATTTATGCCGGTTTAAGGTTCGAACCAaaactatatacatatatattttattttaaacttcTACTTCCAATACCTACACACATTTcaaccaaaaattcaaacaaatttgagttCCCACTGTTAGATCCCACTGTTAGATCTTCAAGATTTGTGACTGGAAGATGAAAAGTTTACATACAAATATAATCAAAATATAGCTAGCTTCGAATCAAAATATACTACGCTAAAACATGTTGGGAACTGAATACTTCACTCTTCCTATGAGGAGGTAATGAGCGTTCTCACCAACTAAAAGCCCGAAATCAACCAAACCAAAGGCCTGAAATTGCAAAAATA is from Pyrus communis chromosome 10, drPyrComm1.1, whole genome shotgun sequence and encodes:
- the LOC137747362 gene encoding protein PNS1-like; this translates as MGAAEPVEAREREELEEREEIGRKQEEEEVRDVERGEVGFEEQAVGAQRNIDINHGNNNINQNEREGDVHVSMLQRLNPTNPLRIVINSKTRTATPPPPPSRISNIRGGGGGGGGATATPSPSQFSSRTNSPQHSQPRSTPTPQPSIQENTLNSRKYTNKICLFLFLFHTVAAFGLVGFLVFRGVQGLIESSDNKVKRAEKRVLKFFLPQVEAASFLSITLAFAWQKAVRLWPKFFVHFILWTTFLMSLSAGILLICFQKPPTNGVGVCFIAFAIGNGLYACWITQRIGFCSKILIKSLEPVSKFPDLNQPTYWMLGVGFLWMSLWILAVIGALNFYFPPLIIILLGLSLAWTTEVMRNVANITVSRVISLYYLRGMQSNTQFCFQRALSKNLGSACFGSLFVPAIEALRIVARGLNLLEGEDEFMFSCAHCCLRVMEGIFRYGNGWAFVQIAAYGKGFVRASQDTWELFEQQEMEQIVDSDITSSICFLTGVCSGSICVIVVAAWTARVHQSFTATISLLTFFIGYLMTRIAMALPHACVGSYLVCYAENPDNRLFDNTIKDRLALMNSGRDAAVPTPRVPRRFAAR
- the LOC137748761 gene encoding uncharacterized protein, translating into MTQKGKLFKGQQKRKTIPPNRHGKMTQIRKGKRVIKPSKVTGDMDSDREITKFINHCNEVKAATAANKEGGQLSIVKTPQDSGNNAKQ